The Salvelinus sp. IW2-2015 linkage group LG15, ASM291031v2, whole genome shotgun sequence genome includes a region encoding these proteins:
- the LOC111974113 gene encoding E3 ubiquitin-protein ligase RNF10: protein MEKNTNSNKVPPRSSSTGPTAGESKPKTDGKNNGSSKRYSRKREPSLPKSDSFPGPHRTNSQKSKNFDKRPTQRGEXRQYGITGGGRREEVAECRRAEFSPAQFSGPKKISLNHLLNFTFEPRGGHGGLGGEKHSCWGRHNKWGHKHKPFNKELFLQANCQFVVTDDQDYKAHFTDPDTLVNWDCVQQVRIYSHEVPSCPICLYPPVAAHITRCGHIFCWPCMLHYLSLSDKSWSKCPICYESVHSDDLKSVVAMETRQYTVGDLITMRLMRREKGALVAMPTSQWVKVEEPICFGDVHLSPYSKLLLASQEQVLGLVAEERFVLQAQLTQEEDATACFIQSALCSLQEREEALLKHQKACTKDNLELSSLTLADPPSPEEEVVTIFSSTKPVLQYSSAFDDEVAEVPEEDPEDAPGEEPELPEGLLERVLEESTEASGDAAPEPQPAEENSPSQAETMRPQTSEHGPSYYFYQAEDCQQMFLHPVNVRCLLREYGSLEASPHTITATVVEIEGQTITEEIRRRHRYLAHLPLTCEFSICELALHPPTLSKETLDSFADDLEKRKRLRQKKARDEKRRERRIEMEENKKQGKYPEVHIGLENFQQFPAFGSPLHNGSPPVYPDFLLAPPSFLSSSPVSDGLMFPSLSGHSPVPSVGSVEDDSNCMSFAQMLRDGKARADAGQWTTSKKVADSDGESDGESSRVPVPSFQNSFSQAFEEALLQHQGPTAPTQPLVIPEEKGGKRKKKQKQKLLFSTSMVHTK, encoded by the exons ATGGTAAGAATAATGGAAGCTCTAAGCGCTACAGCCGCAAGCGAGAGCCCTCCCTTCCCAAGAGTGACAGTTTCCCTGGCCCTCATCGCACCAATTCACAGAAAAGCAAGAATTTTGACAAGAGGCCCACCCAGAGAGGTGAAGYCCGGCAGTATGGCATTACAGGTGGAGGAAGACGTGAAGAG GTAGCAGAGTGCCGCCGGGCCGAGTTCAGCCCGGCTCAGTTTTCTGGACCCAAAAAGATCAGTTTGAACCACTTGCTCAACTTCACGTTTGAGCCTCGTGGGGGCCATGGTGGCCTAGGAGGAGAGAAACACTCCTGCTGGGGCCGCCACAACAAGTGGGGCCACAAGCATAAGCCCTTCAACAAGGAGCTTTTCCTCCAGGCCAA CTGCCAGTTTGTGGTGACTGATGACCAGGACTACAAGGCTCACTTCACTGACCCAGACACTCTTGTGAACTGGGACTGTGTGCAGCAAGTG CGCATCTACAGTCATGAGGTTCCCTCCTGCCCCATCTGCCTCTACCCCCCTGTAGCGGCCCATATCACCCGCTGTGGCCACATCTTCTGCTGGCCATGCATGCTGCACTACCTGTCTCTCAGTGACAAGAGCTGGTCAAAGTGCCCCATCTGTTATGAGTCTGTACACTCTGACGACCTCaaaag tgtggttgcgatggaGACCAGGCAGTATACAGTTGGTGATCTCATCACCATGCGCCTAATGCGAAGGGAGAAGGGGGCTCTGGTGGCCATGCCCACCTCGCAGTGGGTGAAGGTGGAGGAGCCTATTTGCTTTGGAG atgtgcaTCTGAGCCCGTACTCCAAGCTGCTGCTTGCCTCTCAAGAGCAGGTACTTGGCCTGGTGGCTGAGGAGAGGTTTGTTTTGCAGGCTCAGCTCACCCAGGAGGAGGATGCCACAGCCTGCTTCATCCAGAGCGCCCTGTGCAGTCTCCAG GAGCGAGAGGAGGCTCTGCTGAAGCACCAAAAGGCATGTACTAAGGACAACTTAGAACTGTCAAGTCTCACTCTGGCAGACCCCCCCTCCCCTGAGGAGGAAGTAGTGACAATCTTCAGCAGTACCAAG CCGGTGCTGCAATACTCCTCTGCATTTGATGATGAGGTAGCAGAGGTTCCAGAGGAGGACCCAGAGGATGCGCCTGGTGAGGAACCAGAGCTCCCGGAAGGGCTCCTGGAGAGAGTGCTGGAGGAGTCCACTGAGGCCTCTGGGGATGCAGCTCCAGAGCCCCAGCCTGCTGAGGAGAACTCTCCCAGCCAGGCTGAAACAATGCGCCCCCAAACCTCGGAGCATGGCCCCTCCTATTACTTCTACCAAG CGGAGGACTGCCAGCAGATGTTTTTGCACCCGGTGAACGTGCGCTGTCTGCTGCGGGAGTACGGCAGCCTGGAGGCCAGCCCTCACACCATCACTGCCACTGTGGTGGAGATTGAGGGGCAGACTATCACAGAG GAGATTCGCCGTCGACACCGCTACCTGGCTCACCTGCCGCTCACCTGTGAGTTCAGCATCTGTGAGCTGGCCCTGCACCCCCCCACCCTGTCCAAAGAGACCCTGGACAGCTTTGCAG ATGACTTGGAGAAAAGAAAGCGTCTTAGACAAAAGAAAGCAAGGGATGAGAAGCGTAGGGAGAGGCGTATTGAGATGGAGGAGAACAAGAAGCAGGGGAAAT atcCAGAGGTGCATATTGGGCTGGAGAATTTTCAGCAGTTCCCGGCATTTGGATCACCACTTCACAATGGCAGTCCACCTGTGTACCCTGACTTTCTGTTAGCCCCTCCCTCATTCCTCAGCAGCAGCCCTGTCTCTG ATGGGCTGATGTTCCCCAGTCTGAGTGGACACAGCCCTGTGCCCAGCGTGGGCAGTGTGGAGGATGACTCTAACTGCATGTCGTTCGCTCAG ATGCTGAGAGATGGGAAAGCCAGGGCAGATGCTGGGCAATGGACCACCTCAAAGAAAG TGGCAGATAGCgatggagagagtgatggagagagtagCCGGGTCCCAGTTCCCAGCTTCCAGAACTCTTTCAGCCAGGCCTTCGAGGAGGCACTCCTGCAGCACCAAGGTCCAACTGCTCCAACCCAGCCGTTGGTCATCCCTG AGGAAAAGGGAGGGAAAAGGAagaagaaacagaaacagaagctTCTATTCAGCACCTCCATGGTTCACACAAAGTAG